A window of the Bacteroidota bacterium genome harbors these coding sequences:
- a CDS encoding zinc-dependent peptidase, with the protein MLIVAAALFAFFLGFAWLLRFFVTKIHDAAQSDVVIEMRFSKEYKENVQLELMQFSYYNKLSNEGKKKFFDRVLIHLSKNKVVGAEGYEPDDKIKIMISATAAQLTFHIDKDWLASFDTVELHPTIFRMNHNGPLMKGATTPNGIIRISVKDYLEGYRVGDDKLNVGLHEFAHALLIEYTASAEDYSDIKKLVFPYEVIAAKEIELGPDSEHFLRKYAFTNKHEFFAVSVETFFEAPKDFFATHPELYIVLTKLLNQDPRNVTEDYRLQERLTE; encoded by the coding sequence GTCGCCGCTGCTTTGTTCGCATTCTTCCTTGGTTTCGCCTGGCTGCTCCGTTTTTTCGTAACAAAAATTCATGATGCGGCACAAAGCGATGTGGTAATAGAAATGCGCTTTAGTAAGGAGTACAAAGAAAATGTGCAACTGGAATTGATGCAATTCTCTTACTACAATAAACTTTCTAATGAAGGCAAAAAGAAATTTTTTGACCGCGTACTGATCCATCTTTCTAAAAACAAAGTAGTCGGTGCAGAAGGATATGAGCCCGATGATAAAATAAAGATCATGATCAGCGCAACCGCGGCGCAACTCACTTTTCACATCGATAAAGACTGGCTCGCGAGTTTTGATACGGTGGAATTACATCCAACTATTTTCAGGATGAATCACAATGGCCCGCTGATGAAAGGAGCCACTACTCCGAATGGCATCATCCGTATTTCAGTGAAGGATTATCTCGAAGGATATCGCGTGGGTGATGACAAACTGAATGTGGGGCTTCATGAATTTGCGCATGCGCTGCTCATCGAGTACACCGCTTCGGCCGAAGATTATTCTGATATTAAAAAACTTGTTTTCCCTTATGAAGTAATTGCGGCAAAAGAAATTGAACTCGGCCCTGACAGTGAACATTTCCTGCGCAAATATGCTTTTACGAACAAACACGAATTTTTTGCCGTGTCGGTGGAAACTTTTTTTGAAGCGCCAAAAGATTTTTTTGCAACCCACCCTGAACTTTATATTGTACTCACAAAATTGCTCAACCAGGATCCGCGGAATGTGACGGAAGATTATCGTTTGCAGGAACGCCTGACGGAATAA